CGACAGCCCCAGAAACGCCGTCATGATTCCCCACACCGTGCCGAACAGCCCGATAAACGGACACGACGACCCGGTGGTCGCGAGAAAAGTGATGCCCGACTCGAGCTTGGTCAGCTCGACGTTCTCTTGCCGCTTCATCGCGCGCGCGACGTTCGCCACGCCGCCCAAGTCGGTCGAGAAGCCGGAGTCAGCGCCGACCGCCTGGCGCTTGGCGCGGGTGAGTTGCAGCAGTTCCTGGTATCCCGCGCGGAACACCTGCGCGACCGGACTCCGCTGCAAGCCGACGCTCGCAGTATGAATCGCGGCGAGGTTTTTCGATTCCCAGAAAATCGAGATGAAGCGCTCGGATTGGCGCCGCGCGCGTGAAATCTGGAACAGCTTGTAGAGGATTATTCCCCAGCTCCCGATCGAAAACGCGACCAGGATCCAAAGCACGGCGGCGACGACCGGGCCCGTGCCCAGCACCAGTTCCACCACCCCCAGCCCGCCTGCGCCGCTCACCTGATGGAGCATATCACCGCCACTTAAAAAACGTCGAACTATTATAAGGGTATCGCGAGCGCTAAAACCAGCCGCCCCCGCTCATAGGACGCCCAACGCGCAAAGGATCTACGTAGTCGGCAATCGACGGGTTTCGCGCGTAGCAAGAGAACTAGCAGCATCGATTCGGATGCCGATGATGCTCGACGAGCGCCGATTTCACCAATCGTGTGCGTTCGAGACGAGGCATCGAGGCGAGCTGCGCCGAATCGATCCGAGCGCTGTTCAAGCGGCGAAGTTCGGCGGTGATCGCGTGAACGATCATCGCGATTCGAATCGCCGCGGCGCGCATCGATTTCATCTTGATGATCATGCCGCCGCCTGCTGCGAGCGGCGCGCGCTCGGGTCGGAGCCGCGCAGCAGTTTGCTCCACGCGCGCGCTGAATCCGCGAGGATCACGATCACCACTGCGATAAAAAATCCGGTCAACGCCGCGTCGATTCGATCGTTCCAGATGAGCCGCGCGATCTCGGCTGCGCGCGCCTCTGCGATTCCGGGCGTCGCGGCCTCCGCCGCCAGCCTGGCTGCGTGCGACAGAAATCCCACGTTCGGCATCGCGGAGAAAATCTTCTCGATTCCCGCGGTCATCGTCACCGCGACCAGCCACACGAGCGGAATCAGCGTGACGAACGCGTAGCGCTGCTTGCCCTGCCGGATCATCGCGCTGGTCGCGACGCAGAGCGCGATCGTCGCGAGCATCTGGTTGGCGATTCCAAACAGCGGCCACAGCGAATTGATCCCGCCGAACGGATCGATCGTGCCGAAATAAAGAAAATAGCCCCACGCGGCGCAAATCAGGAACGAAGTCGCCACGATGTTGGCATAGGACGAACTGTCGCCGAGCGGCGCGTAGATGTGGCCGAGCAGATCCTGCAGCATGAAGCGCGCGACCCGCGTGCCGGCGTCAAGCGTGCTCAGGATGAATAGCGCCTCGAACATGATCGCGAAATGATACCAGAGCGCCATCACCGCTTTGCCGCCGAGCGAATGCGCAAAGATGTGCGCCATCCCGACCGCCAGCGACGGCGCGCCGCCGGT
The Candidatus Binatus sp. genome window above contains:
- a CDS encoding MotA/TolQ/ExbB proton channel family protein; protein product: MSGAGGLGVVELVLGTGPVVAAVLWILVAFSIGSWGIILYKLFQISRARRQSERFISIFWESKNLAAIHTASVGLQRSPVAQVFRAGYQELLQLTRAKRQAVGADSGFSTDLGGVANVARAMKRQENVELTKLESGITFLATTGSSCPFIGLFGTVWGIMTAFLGLSASHTSSIQAVAPGIAEALITTAVGLVAAIPAQMFFNYFIARIRVLATEMDNFTSEFLNIAERHFLS
- a CDS encoding carbon starvation CstA 5TM domain-containing protein, translated to INSPAGVVGAGPAACEKISSWGFDVTDAHMQELAASVGETTLDARTGGAPSLAVGMAHIFAHSLGGKAVMALWYHFAIMFEALFILSTLDAGTRVARFMLQDLLGHIYAPLGDSSSYANIVATSFLICAAWGYFLYFGTIDPFGGINSLWPLFGIANQMLATIALCVATSAMIRQGKQRYAFVTLIPLVWLVAVTMTAGIEKIFSAMPNVGFLSHAARLAAEAATPGIAEARAAEIARLIWNDRIDAALTGFFIAVVIVILADSARAWSKLLRGSDPSARRSQQAAA